A single genomic interval of Cloacibacillus sp. harbors:
- the truB gene encoding tRNA pseudouridine(55) synthase TruB → MSFTGLLPVDKPLGLRSTDCVQRLRRILGRKIKIGHGGTLDSTATGLLFILTGGATRLANFVMALPKCYEAEVTFGVSTSTDDASGEVTARAGRSHITNEETEILLCGFLGWRMQSPPAVSAVHVDGLRAHELARGGLAVVPEARPVYFSKIERISDMDDAGRMRFRVFCSKGTYIRSFARDLGSALASAAHLSALRRVSCGAFTASDAYPAEKLFEMSSSELAASLLPIESLCREGAAYGADDEAAAKLSSGLPVTLDLLFRKNLPPACSKKLLVASPSLFSICDIARDGAKLKLSPDVNIKFSGGAED, encoded by the coding sequence ATGTCCTTCACTGGGCTGCTTCCGGTAGATAAGCCGCTGGGCCTGCGCAGCACAGACTGCGTACAGAGGCTCAGACGCATACTGGGACGCAAAATAAAAATAGGCCACGGCGGCACGCTCGACTCCACCGCCACAGGCCTGCTCTTTATATTGACCGGAGGGGCTACGCGCCTTGCGAATTTCGTAATGGCGCTGCCTAAGTGCTACGAGGCGGAGGTGACCTTCGGAGTTTCTACCTCGACGGACGACGCAAGCGGAGAGGTGACGGCGCGCGCCGGACGCTCGCACATAACCAACGAAGAGACGGAGATCCTGCTCTGCGGCTTTCTTGGCTGGCGAATGCAGTCGCCTCCGGCCGTCTCCGCCGTGCATGTGGACGGACTTCGCGCGCACGAGCTTGCGCGCGGCGGCCTGGCCGTCGTGCCGGAGGCAAGGCCGGTCTATTTTTCAAAGATAGAGCGCATTAGCGATATGGATGACGCTGGGCGCATGAGATTTCGCGTCTTTTGCAGCAAGGGCACCTACATCAGGAGCTTCGCGCGCGACCTAGGTTCTGCGCTTGCGTCCGCGGCGCACCTGTCCGCTCTGCGCCGCGTCAGCTGCGGCGCCTTTACCGCTTCCGACGCATATCCTGCGGAAAAACTCTTTGAGATGAGCAGTTCCGAGCTTGCGGCCTCTCTGCTTCCGATAGAGAGCCTCTGCCGCGAAGGCGCGGCCTACGGCGCGGACGACGAAGCGGCGGCTAAACTTTCAAGCGGGCTTCCTGTGACGCTTGACCTGCTTTTTCGTAAAAATCTGCCACCAGCCTGCTCAAAAAAACTGCTCGTCGCGTCTCCCTCGCTTTTTTCTATCTGCGACATTGCGAGGGATGGAGCGAAACTCAAACTTTCTCCCGACGTCAACATTAAATTTTCAGGAGGCGCAGAGGATTGA
- the ribF gene encoding riboflavin biosynthesis protein RibF → MIYALGAFDGFHLGHRVLLETAAAVAQKQETGWGVITFEGHPRMLLDKNKFKLLFSPPERDLIAKYLAVPRMEKIHFTREFAALSPSDFVDCIGTKYSVKGLVTGANFRFGKDRAGNAELLASLCRERGWSLNVIPSRFLENKVISSTAVRAAVAGGDMTLAARLLGYPYMVSGRVAHGDGRGRELAFPTANLCLLPGKIYPPHGVYAAVTVIDGDWRASALNIGSNPTFDGLRPPRCEAHIIGAECDLYGRDITLFILKRLRGEEKFPSAAALCARVAEDVKQCGALCAEYLSQEGSEIKKFARYL, encoded by the coding sequence TTGATATACGCGCTTGGAGCCTTCGACGGATTTCATCTGGGACACCGCGTGCTGCTTGAAACGGCGGCGGCTGTAGCCCAAAAACAAGAGACCGGCTGGGGCGTCATCACCTTCGAGGGACATCCGAGGATGCTTCTTGACAAAAACAAATTTAAACTGCTCTTCTCGCCGCCCGAAAGAGACCTGATAGCGAAATACCTGGCGGTCCCGCGTATGGAAAAAATACACTTCACACGTGAATTTGCCGCGCTTTCGCCATCAGATTTCGTGGACTGCATAGGAACGAAATATTCCGTGAAGGGCTTGGTCACCGGCGCGAACTTTCGCTTCGGAAAAGACCGCGCCGGAAACGCAGAACTGCTTGCGTCGCTCTGCCGCGAACGAGGCTGGTCGCTCAACGTCATACCGTCGCGTTTTCTCGAAAATAAAGTCATCAGCAGCACCGCGGTGCGCGCGGCGGTGGCGGGCGGTGATATGACGCTTGCCGCGCGGCTGCTTGGCTATCCGTACATGGTGAGCGGGCGCGTCGCGCACGGAGACGGCCGAGGCCGCGAGCTTGCCTTTCCCACGGCGAACCTATGTCTGCTTCCGGGCAAGATATATCCGCCGCACGGAGTTTACGCCGCCGTTACGGTGATTGACGGCGACTGGCGCGCCTCCGCCCTCAACATCGGCAGCAACCCCACCTTTGACGGACTTCGGCCGCCGCGCTGCGAAGCGCACATAATAGGCGCGGAGTGCGATCTTTACGGCCGCGACATCACGCTCTTCATATTAAAGAGGCTGCGCGGCGAGGAAAAGTTCCCGTCGGCTGCGGCGCTTTGCGCGCGCGTAGCGGAGGACGTAAAGCAATGCGGCGCCCTCTGCGCGGAATATTTATCGCAGGAGGGCTCCGAGATAAAAAAATTCGCGCGTTATCTTTAG
- a CDS encoding SurA N-terminal domain-containing protein — MLRAMRSYTRVIMIIVILFFVASCFAGYGLYVRGNRGGNGEGRQDYPVATIDGKNIMRSELEKGASRMSEQYGSNVTSADAPQIRRAVLDGMTIQAELGKEIENRNIDVAKDEIEETYKKIMDQYPTREEFMSYMQRSGITEKQMKDDIKKQLQMDKVLKSLEADIKVDEKEVRAFYDTAKNFLYKQPAGISVNIATFKDKAAAEAARKAIAAGGNWDAEMAKYKNDIEMSTPYDQPTVLADQQLQKELAMLKDYPMNKVTPVQSAGDKFSYIAIKRTKTAERVIPFNSVSADVKATITNQKMQEAQQKFYETLLKRADVKVLDASIFPADKPASEDAAPKSEDKK, encoded by the coding sequence TTGTTAAGAGCAATGAGAAGCTATACTAGAGTCATCATGATAATCGTCATACTCTTCTTCGTCGCGTCGTGCTTCGCAGGCTACGGCCTGTATGTCCGCGGCAACAGAGGTGGGAACGGCGAAGGCCGTCAGGACTACCCGGTAGCTACAATAGACGGCAAGAACATAATGCGTTCTGAGCTTGAAAAAGGCGCCTCTCGCATGTCAGAGCAGTATGGCAGCAACGTCACCTCCGCCGACGCCCCGCAGATCAGAAGAGCTGTGCTCGACGGGATGACGATCCAGGCGGAGCTTGGAAAAGAGATAGAGAACAGAAACATCGACGTCGCGAAGGACGAGATCGAAGAGACCTACAAAAAGATAATGGACCAGTATCCGACGCGCGAAGAATTTATGTCCTACATGCAGCGCAGCGGCATCACTGAAAAGCAGATGAAGGACGACATCAAAAAGCAGCTGCAGATGGACAAAGTCCTTAAATCGCTCGAAGCCGACATCAAGGTAGACGAAAAAGAGGTGCGCGCCTTCTACGACACGGCGAAGAACTTCCTTTACAAGCAGCCGGCCGGCATCAGCGTAAACATCGCCACCTTCAAAGACAAGGCGGCGGCCGAGGCCGCGCGCAAGGCTATAGCGGCGGGAGGCAACTGGGACGCGGAGATGGCGAAATACAAAAACGACATAGAGATGTCAACGCCGTATGACCAGCCCACAGTGCTCGCCGACCAGCAGCTCCAAAAAGAACTCGCCATGCTCAAAGACTACCCCATGAACAAAGTGACGCCAGTCCAGAGCGCCGGAGATAAATTCAGCTACATCGCCATCAAGCGCACAAAGACCGCTGAACGCGTCATCCCGTTCAACTCCGTCAGCGCCGACGTAAAGGCTACGATAACCAACCAGAAGATGCAGGAAGCCCAGCAGAAATTCTACGAGACGCTGCTCAAACGCGCCGACGTAAAGGTGCTTGACGCATCCATCTTCCCGGCAGACAAACCGGCCTCGGAAGACGCGGCGCCAAAATCGGAAGACAAGAAATAA
- a CDS encoding glucose 1-dehydrogenase, giving the protein MDIAKLTDLRGKSAVVTGGAGGIGAACARTFAAAGANVAIIDKNAEAAHQTALEIAEEFGVHTAAFECDVISAADDTDVIERAAAALKGLNILVNNTGGGGGGAERFEGLSADYINKIFSLNVYSVFRFSRLALPHMRAAGYGSIVNISSMASIMSGADMSVYSASKAAVNALTRQMAIDVAPVRVNAIAPGAIKTHALATVLTEPMERKMLEKTPLGRLGAPEDIANAALFFASPMASWVSGQTLIVSGGGYQTLD; this is encoded by the coding sequence ATGGATATTGCAAAACTTACAGATCTTAGAGGAAAATCCGCCGTGGTAACAGGCGGCGCGGGCGGCATAGGCGCCGCCTGCGCGCGTACCTTCGCCGCAGCTGGCGCAAACGTAGCCATCATAGACAAAAACGCGGAGGCCGCGCACCAAACAGCGCTTGAGATCGCCGAGGAATTTGGCGTGCATACAGCCGCTTTCGAATGCGACGTCATATCCGCGGCAGACGACACAGACGTCATAGAACGCGCCGCAGCGGCGCTGAAAGGCCTGAACATCCTCGTCAACAATACCGGAGGCGGAGGCGGCGGAGCGGAGCGTTTTGAGGGGCTCTCAGCCGATTACATCAACAAGATATTCAGCCTCAACGTCTACTCGGTCTTTCGTTTCTCACGCCTTGCCCTGCCGCACATGAGGGCCGCGGGCTATGGTTCCATCGTCAACATCAGCTCAATGGCAAGCATCATGAGCGGAGCTGACATGTCCGTCTACAGCGCCTCCAAGGCCGCCGTGAACGCCCTCACGCGCCAGATGGCGATAGACGTGGCTCCCGTTCGTGTGAACGCCATCGCGCCCGGCGCAATAAAGACGCACGCGCTTGCTACGGTCCTCACAGAACCGATGGAACGCAAGATGCTGGAAAAAACTCCGCTGGGACGTCTAGGCGCGCCAGAAGACATAGCAAACGCGGCGCTCTTTTTCGCCTCCCCGATGGCCTCATGGGTCTCTGGGCAGACGCTGATAGTCTCAGGCGGAGGATACCAAACGCTCGATTAA
- a CDS encoding thioredoxin family protein, protein MALAPKFEELAARYAGRIDFLKMDRSQNKEIMKELSLRGVPTIIFMKDGNSAAPRLTGDEQATEEKIRAAAEKIIGN, encoded by the coding sequence ATAGCGCTTGCTCCGAAATTTGAAGAGCTGGCGGCAAGATACGCGGGGCGTATCGACTTCTTAAAGATGGACCGCTCGCAAAACAAAGAGATAATGAAAGAGCTCTCCCTGCGCGGCGTACCCACTATAATATTTATGAAAGACGGAAATAGCGCTGCGCCGCGTCTTACCGGAGACGAGCAGGCGACGGAGGAAAAGATCCGCGCCGCGGCGGAGAAGATCATCGGCAATTAA